ATTTGTTAAATATACGTTTCGGTCACTGGAAGACTTGCAGAGTACAACCTTACTTTTGGACAATCCTCTTGTCATTGATAGCATCATCTATCATGGACAAACAATAACCTACTCTCGCCCGAACGATACCCTTGTTATAAATTTTCCTACCACTATTTTAACCGGGCAGATTGATAGTTTTACTATTGTATATCAAGGTGCCCCTAACACATCTGGGTTTGGTTCTTTTGAAACCTCAACCCATGGCAACAACATACCTGTAATGTGGACACTCTCTCAACCATATGGTGCCTATGAATGGTGGCCTACTAAAAATGACCTTAAAGACAAAATTGATTCCATTGATGTTATCATTACCATGCCCTCTGCATTCGTAGCTGCAAGTCACGGACTTCTTTTTAAAGATACAGTTGTTCAAGGACAAAGAGTTATGCACTGGAAGCACCGATATCCCATCGTCTCTTATTTAGTGGCATTTGCCGTATCCAACTACGAACGACAAAATAACCAGGTACAATTATCACAAGGATCTCTTCCTTTAGTGAATTATGTTTACCCTGAACATGCTCAAGATGCACTTAATGCCATTTTTGCACTCAAGCTGGTTATGCAGTTTTATGATTCGCTCGTAGGACCATATCCCTTCATGCAAGAAAAATACGGCCAAGCAGAATTCAACTGGGGCGGTGGTATGGAGCATCAAACTATAAGTTTCATAGGAAATATGACAAATTATGAACTATGTGCCCACGAGCTCATACACATGTGGTTTGGAGATGCCATCACTTGTGGAAGCTGGCAAGATATTTGGCTTAACGAAGGGTTCGCCACCTATTTTACAGCTTTAAATTACGAACGTTTCTTTCCGACTACCTATTGGATGCCATGGAAAATCCATGCCATTCAGTATATTACTTCAGAACCTTATGGTAGCGTTTATGTATACGATACCACTGACGTTTATCGCATTTTCGACGGAAGATTAAGTTATTACAAAGGCGCATATGTACTTCATATGCTACGGTGGATACTTAGCGATTCTACATTTTTCTCTGCCATAAGAGCCTACTACGCCAGTCCTCAGTTTAAATATGGTTTTGTTCGAACCGAAGATTTCAAGCATTTTCTAGAACAACATTCTGGTAAAAACTTGACAGAATTTTTCAACGATTGGGTTTACGGTGAAGGACATCCCATATACTCATGGGAACTATATTACCATAACGATGACAGCACAAAAATCATTCTTCATCAATCAACGTCACATCCATCAGTTGATTTTTTTGAAATGCCTGTACCTGTTTATTTTTTTAAAGGCAATCAGATATATTCCATCGTACTTAACCATACTCAGCCACATCAAACCTTCTACGTTCCTTTTCCTTTTCCAGATTCCATTCAATTAGATCCGCAGCTCTGGATTTTAAAACAATTGCCAGTTCAAGGAATTGTTGGCACTGATGCTTTGCCAGAACAACCCCTCTTTAAGTTATATCCTAATCCAGCCGATAAAGAATCATCCATCAACATAGAATTTCCATACGTCGGACAAATCAGTATTATTAGCACAGACGGAAAAGAAGTACTTACACTATGGCACCAACAAAA
This region of Bacteroidales bacterium genomic DNA includes:
- a CDS encoding M1 family aminopeptidase — encoded protein: MKNFLIIFFIINLVTWGQGDFTWVETESEQKKALISQFYHKSRKTAGANIDVKHIRFHWKVDPAIHYINGFVKYTFRSLEDLQSTTLLLDNPLVIDSIIYHGQTITYSRPNDTLVINFPTTILTGQIDSFTIVYQGAPNTSGFGSFETSTHGNNIPVMWTLSQPYGAYEWWPTKNDLKDKIDSIDVIITMPSAFVAASHGLLFKDTVVQGQRVMHWKHRYPIVSYLVAFAVSNYERQNNQVQLSQGSLPLVNYVYPEHAQDALNAIFALKLVMQFYDSLVGPYPFMQEKYGQAEFNWGGGMEHQTISFIGNMTNYELCAHELIHMWFGDAITCGSWQDIWLNEGFATYFTALNYERFFPTTYWMPWKIHAIQYITSEPYGSVYVYDTTDVYRIFDGRLSYYKGAYVLHMLRWILSDSTFFSAIRAYYASPQFKYGFVRTEDFKHFLEQHSGKNLTEFFNDWVYGEGHPIYSWELYYHNDDSTKIILHQSTSHPSVDFFEMPVPVYFFKGNQIYSIVLNHTQPHQTFYVPFPFPDSIQLDPQLWILKQLPVQGIVGTDALPEQPLFKLYPNPADKESSINIEFPYVGQISIISTDGKEVLTLWHQQKSILDPNVLKPGVYYISFKNERITAFHKLIISNTKN